One genomic segment of Vagococcus intermedius includes these proteins:
- a CDS encoding YlbF family regulator has translation MTVNIYDSANQIEKEIRELPEFVALKDAFAAVKADEASFELFKEFQTLQMELQQKQMQGGEFSDEDATKAQELAEKVQASDLISELMTKEQGFSMIVNDLNRIIMKPIQELYSEA, from the coding sequence ATGACAGTTAATATTTATGATAGTGCTAACCAAATTGAGAAAGAAATCCGCGAATTACCAGAATTTGTTGCGTTAAAAGACGCTTTTGCAGCCGTTAAAGCTGATGAGGCATCGTTTGAATTATTTAAAGAATTCCAAACATTGCAAATGGAATTGCAACAAAAACAAATGCAAGGTGGCGAATTCTCAGATGAAGATGCTACTAAAGCTCAAGAACTAGCTGAAAAAGTTCAAGCATCTGATTTAATTAGTGAATTAATGACAAAAGAACAAGGCTTCAGCATGATTGTAAATGATTTGAATCGTATCATTATGAAACCAATTCAAGAATTATATTCAGAAGCTTAA
- a CDS encoding transglycosylase domain-containing protein — MDEKKLTERIKASLHKFWMWLKPYLIQFHHWRKRVWKKYQINKIIVLVTLTVMLVTSIYLFYLAKSANVETLKAGLSQVTTVYDQEDQEAGTLYGQKGTFVELDKISPNLVDALVSTEDRRFYEHKGFDVRGIARAVVGVLTRGHITGGGSTITQQLAKNAYLTLDQTLNRKAKELFLAIEIEKKYSKDEIMEMYLNNAYFANGVWGVEDASHKYFGKNAANLTVDEAAVIIGMLKGPTIFNPIDNFEAAKDRRNTVLEVMAENGKIEQASSEQMQKDELYLSDDYEDKKGYQYLDYFDAVINEAESRYKIKDEDLLNKGYKIYTALDQQYQQDMDTTFKNDDLFPEDAEDGEKVQGASIALNPKTGGVQAVVGGRGEHVTRGLNRATQSSLSPGSTMKPLAVYTPALESGYKPDDMLKDEKLSFYDVENYDNVYRGEVPMYQAIADSLNPSAVWLFNKIGIEVGAKKVEKFGIKLDEKDHYPGLALGGMTKGTTPLRMASAYTVFANEGKKRDPHFIRKIVDATGAVVVDNEEAKVKSVTTPEVADKMTGMLQGVFSSGTGVNAKPDGYQIAGKTGTTESVNVDSQSKDQWIIGYTPDVVIATWIGFDESSEIHYLTGTSSQGISLIFKDQAQRILSHSPQTPFEVADVSQSLKEEEANNKEETEKMKAEFQENLAKLGDKVKEGTDYVGERLKEGAGDLGGQLKEGAREFRDQLGSLWNKVNQ; from the coding sequence ATGGATGAAAAAAAACTAACAGAGCGTATTAAAGCGTCTCTACACAAATTTTGGATGTGGTTAAAGCCTTATCTTATCCAGTTTCACCATTGGCGTAAGCGAGTTTGGAAGAAGTATCAGATTAATAAAATCATTGTATTAGTGACGTTAACAGTGATGTTAGTCACGAGTATTTATTTGTTTTATCTAGCTAAAAGTGCCAATGTAGAAACGTTAAAAGCAGGGCTGTCACAAGTAACAACTGTCTATGATCAAGAGGATCAAGAGGCTGGAACCTTATATGGGCAAAAAGGGACCTTTGTTGAGTTAGATAAAATATCACCTAATTTGGTTGATGCTTTAGTCTCAACTGAAGATCGACGCTTTTATGAACATAAGGGCTTTGATGTTAGAGGAATAGCCAGAGCGGTTGTTGGCGTTTTAACGAGAGGTCATATTACTGGGGGAGGTAGTACGATTACACAACAATTAGCTAAAAATGCCTATTTGACACTAGACCAAACCTTAAATAGAAAAGCGAAAGAATTATTTTTAGCGATTGAAATTGAGAAAAAGTATTCAAAAGATGAAATCATGGAGATGTATCTCAACAATGCTTACTTTGCAAATGGTGTTTGGGGAGTGGAAGATGCCTCGCATAAATATTTTGGTAAAAATGCAGCTAATCTCACGGTAGATGAAGCAGCAGTCATTATTGGGATGTTAAAAGGCCCGACCATTTTTAACCCAATTGACAATTTTGAGGCAGCCAAAGATCGTCGTAATACCGTTTTAGAGGTGATGGCAGAAAATGGTAAGATTGAGCAGGCGTCTTCTGAACAGATGCAAAAAGATGAGTTGTATTTATCAGATGACTATGAAGATAAAAAAGGGTATCAGTATTTAGATTATTTTGACGCTGTTATCAACGAAGCTGAATCTCGTTATAAAATTAAAGATGAGGATTTATTAAATAAAGGGTATAAAATTTATACAGCCTTAGATCAGCAGTATCAGCAAGACATGGATACGACCTTTAAAAACGATGATCTTTTTCCAGAAGATGCAGAAGATGGTGAAAAAGTTCAAGGTGCTTCGATTGCCTTAAACCCAAAAACAGGAGGGGTTCAAGCCGTAGTAGGAGGTCGGGGCGAACATGTGACGCGTGGTCTAAACCGAGCTACTCAGTCTTCTTTATCACCTGGTTCGACGATGAAGCCTTTGGCTGTTTATACACCAGCCTTGGAGTCCGGTTACAAACCAGATGATATGTTAAAAGATGAGAAATTAAGTTTTTATGATGTTGAAAACTACGATAATGTCTATCGGGGTGAAGTGCCGATGTATCAAGCTATTGCAGATAGTTTAAATCCATCTGCAGTATGGTTGTTTAATAAAATTGGCATTGAGGTTGGTGCGAAAAAAGTTGAAAAATTTGGGATTAAACTCGATGAAAAAGATCATTATCCAGGGTTGGCTCTAGGTGGGATGACTAAGGGAACGACTCCTTTAAGAATGGCAAGTGCCTATACAGTATTTGCCAATGAAGGTAAAAAAAGAGACCCTCATTTTATTCGTAAAATAGTTGATGCCACAGGAGCAGTCGTGGTTGACAATGAAGAAGCCAAAGTAAAAAGTGTGACGACCCCAGAGGTTGCTGATAAAATGACAGGTATGTTACAAGGTGTTTTTAGTTCTGGAACAGGGGTAAATGCTAAACCAGATGGGTATCAAATCGCCGGTAAAACAGGGACAACTGAAAGTGTCAATGTTGACTCACAATCAAAAGATCAGTGGATTATTGGGTATACACCTGATGTTGTGATTGCTACATGGATTGGCTTTGATGAAAGCAGTGAGATTCATTATTTGACCGGGACAAGTAGTCAAGGAATCTCTTTGATTTTCAAAGACCAAGCTCAACGGATTTTGAGCCATTCCCCACAGACGCCATTTGAAGTGGCAGATGTGAGTCAATCTCTGAAAGAAGAAGAGGCAAACAACAAAGAAGAGACAGAAAAAATGAAAGCTGAATTCCAAGAAAACTTAGCCAAGTTAGGTGATAAAGTCAAAGAAGGAACTGACTATGTTGGTGAACGTCTGAAAGAAGGTGCGGGTGATTTGGGTGGTCAATTGAAAGAAGGCGCACGTGAATTCCGTGATCAACTAGGTAGTTTATGGAATAAGGTAAACCAATAA
- a CDS encoding RluA family pseudouridine synthase, with translation MEYTLTLPENFESMDLASLLENVWLVPRKVRHFLRTRRNVLVNHQVLPFHEQVNAGDIITLTFEDSDYKQPEIALGSSQNVTVLFEDDHLIIVNKPYGMKTHPNTPEENHTLLNHVAAYLEPVDQLPYVVHRLDKDTSGAIVFAKNPFILPILGRMLEAKDITRIYQALVSGNLDEGRFTINKKITTDRHDKRKRIVSTTHGQEAITHVTVEKSENNEAYVLCVLETGRTHQIRVHLESIGHPILGDPLYNPRPQQASRLMLHAKTLQLEHPFTKELITVQAEPGLW, from the coding sequence ATGGAATATACCTTAACACTACCAGAAAATTTTGAATCAATGGATCTAGCCAGCTTATTAGAAAATGTTTGGTTAGTCCCCCGAAAAGTTCGTCACTTTTTGAGAACACGCCGCAATGTCCTTGTTAATCACCAAGTACTTCCATTCCATGAACAGGTAAACGCTGGAGATATTATTACATTAACCTTTGAAGATAGCGACTATAAACAACCTGAGATTGCCTTAGGTTCTAGCCAAAACGTGACAGTTTTATTCGAAGATGATCATCTTATAATTGTTAATAAACCTTATGGTATGAAAACACACCCTAACACACCTGAGGAAAATCATACCTTACTCAATCACGTAGCAGCTTATCTTGAACCAGTTGATCAGCTACCTTATGTGGTACATCGTTTAGATAAAGATACCAGTGGCGCCATTGTCTTTGCTAAAAATCCTTTTATCTTACCTATTTTAGGTCGGATGTTAGAAGCTAAAGATATCACCCGAATCTACCAAGCTCTTGTCAGTGGCAATTTGGATGAAGGTCGCTTTACAATCAATAAAAAAATCACAACTGATCGCCACGACAAACGTAAACGGATCGTTTCAACTACTCATGGTCAAGAAGCCATCACTCATGTGACTGTTGAAAAATCAGAAAATAATGAAGCTTACGTCCTATGCGTCTTAGAGACAGGTCGTACACATCAAATTAGAGTTCACTTAGAGAGTATTGGTCATCCTATCTTAGGAGATCCACTTTATAACCCTCGACCACAGCAAGCCTCGCGCTTGATGCTCCATGCCAAAACTTTACAGCTTGAGCATCCCTTTACTAAAGAGCTGATTACAGTTCAAGCCGAACCAGGCTTATGGTAA